The following are from one region of the Prionailurus bengalensis isolate Pbe53 chromosome A2, Fcat_Pben_1.1_paternal_pri, whole genome shotgun sequence genome:
- the GPNMB gene encoding transmembrane glycoprotein NMB, which produces MECFSCFLGLLLLLAARLPLDAAKRFHDVLSNERTSGYMREYNQLNGWSSDENEWNEKLYPVWKRGDSRWKNSWKGGHVQAILTSDSPALVGSTITFVVNLVFPRCQTEDVSGNIVYEKNCRNDTGPSSDQYVYNWTEEVDSGNGNSPGHHNVFPDGKPFPHHPGWKRWNFVYVFHTLGQYFQKLGRGSARVSVNTANVPLGPQLMEVTVYRRHRRAYIPIAKVKDVYVVTDHIPVFVTMYQKNDRNLSDETFLRDLPIMFTVLIHDPSHFLNESAIYYKWNFGDNTGLFVSNNPTLNHTYVLNGTFNLNLTVQAVVPGPCPSPSPKPPKPTSFLPSASDNPLELRESPDEMCQIYRYGYFKATITIVEGILEVNIVRMTDVLMPVPQPDNSLMDFVVTCQGTIPTEVCTIVSDPTCQLTHSTVCDPVDVDVAGMCLLTVRRAFTGSGTYCMNLTLGDDTSLALTSTLVSVPARDPPSPLRMANGALVSVGCLAIFITAITLLVYKKRKGYKLIENSTGIVVKGNGLGVSLNRAKAMFRPGNQEKDPLLNHQPGIL; this is translated from the exons atggaatgtttctcctgtttcctggggttgctgctgctgctggctgcAAGATTGCCTCTTGATGCTGCCAAAC GATTTCATGATGTGCTGAGCAATGAAAGAACTTCTGGTTATATGAGGGAGTACAACCAACTCAATGGTTGGTCTTCAGATGAAAATGAGTGGAATGAAAAACTGTATCCAGTGTGGAAAAGGGGAGACTCAAGGTGGAAAAACTCCTGGAAAG GAGGCCACGTGCAGGCGATTCTGACCAGTGATTCACCAGCACTTGTGGGCTCTACTATAACGTTTGTGGTAAACCTGGTATTCCCCAGATGCCAAACGGAAGATGTCAGTGGCAACATAGTTTATGAGAAGAACTGCAGAAATG ATACTGGTCCATCTTCTGACCAGTATGTTTACAACTGGACGGAGGAGGTTGACTCAGGAAATGGCAACAGCCCAGGCCATCATAACGTGTTCCCTGACGGAAAGCCTTTCCCTCACCACCCTGGATGGAAGAGATGGAATTTTGTCTACGTCTTTCACACACTTG GTCAGTATTTCCAGAAATTAGGACGGGGTTCAGCAAGAGTTTCTGTAAACACAGCCAATGTGCCACTTGGCCCTCAACTTATGGAAGTAACTGTTTATAGAAGACACCGACGGGCATATATTCCTATTGCAAAAGTGAAAGATGTGTACGTGGTAACAG ATCACATTCCTGTGTTTGTGACTATGTACCAGAAGAATGATCGAAATTTATCTGATGAAACCTTCCTCAGGGACCTCCCCATTATGTTCACTGTCCTGATTCATGACCCCAGTCACTTCCTCAATGAGTCGGCCATTTACTACAAGTGGAACTTCGGGGATAATACTGGTCTATTTGTTTCCAACAATCCAACTTTGAATCATACATACGTGCTCAATGGAACCTTTAACCTTAACCTCACTGTGCAAGCTGTGGTGCCTGGACCCTGTCCTTCACCTTCACCCAAACCTCCAAAACCCACCTCTTTTCTAC CATCAGCTAGTGACAACCCTCTGGAGCTGAGGGAGAGTCCAGATGAAATGTGCCAGATTTACAGATACGGTTACTTTAAAGCCACCATCACAATTGTAG AGGGAATTCTAGAGGTTAACATCGTCCGGATGACAGATGTTCTGATGCCCGTGCCACAGCCTGACAACTCCCTGATGGATTTTGTCGTGACCTGCCAAGGAAC AATCCCCACAGAGGTCTGTACCATAGTTTCTGACCCAACCTGCCAGCTCACCCACAGCACAGTGTGCGACCCTGTGGATGTGGACGTGGCTGGCATGTGCTTGCTGACCGTGAGAAGAGCCTTCACCGGGTCTGGGACATATTGTATGAACCTCACCCTGGGTGATGATACCAGTTTGGCCCTTACGAGCACCCTCGTCTCTGTCCCTGCAAGAG ACCCACCTTCCCCTTTAAGAATGGCAAATGGTGCCCTGGTCTCCGTTGGCTGCTTGGCCATATTCATCACTGCGATCACCCTTTTGGTGTACAA AAAACGCAAGGGATACAAACTGATAGAAAACAGTACTGGGATCGTAGTCAAAGGCAATGGCCTCGGTGTTTCCCTCAACCGTGCAAAGGCCATGTTCCGCCCTGGAAACCAGGAAAAAGATCCACTGCTCAATCACCAACCGGGAATTCTTTAA